From Vitis vinifera cultivar Pinot Noir 40024 chromosome 5, ASM3070453v1, the proteins below share one genomic window:
- the LOC100264888 gene encoding pentatricopeptide repeat-containing protein At5g19020, mitochondrial, whose amino-acid sequence MIGSPKPKFIFGSLIPNLKWVSAAPSQLPPHPIDHLRAFFNGNKDTQHSDYELTLVSALKSCSSLLALSQGQQIHSLVFKSGLLSNIFVKNSLISFYVKCRLISNARSLFDTCSVLDPVSCNIMLAGYVKSGSLDNARHLFEKMPIKGCVSYTTMVMGLAQNNCWLEAIGVFKDMRFAGVIPNEVTLASVISAYSHVGGILNCRMLHALSFKLGLEALNIVATNLVHMYCVCSSLGNARVLFDEIPERNVVTWNVMLNGYSKSGLVDLARDLFERIPAKDVVSWGTIIDGYVQIERLGEALRMYRSMLRTGVGPNEVMIVDLISACGRTMAVSEGQQFHGIIVRTGFDCYDFIQATIIHFYAACGEINLAFLQFELGSKDHVSSWNALISGFVRNGMIEQARQLFDEMPERDVFSWSSMISGYSQNEQPDLALQLFHEMVAGGVQPNEITMVSVFSAIATLGTLMEGRWAHEYILSNSIPLNDNLNAALIDMYAKCGSITIALQLFYEIQDRVSSVSPWNAIICGLAMHGHANVSLKLFSQLQRVRIKPNSITFIGVLSACCHAGLVDTGEKYFKGMKNLYNIEPNIKHYGCMIDLLGRAGRLKEAAEMIRKMPMKADVVIWGTLLAACRTHGNVEIGERAAENLAKLDISHGAGRVLLSNIYADAGRWDDAFLVRRAMQSQRMKKSPGCSGVV is encoded by the coding sequence ATGATCGGATCCCCCAAACCCAAATTCATCTTTGGGTCTTTGATACCAAATCTGAAATGGGTCTCCGCAGCTCCCTCTCAACTTCCTCCACACCCAATAGATCATCTCCGGGCTTTCTTCAATGGGAACAAGGACACCCAACACTCCGATTACGAACTCACTTTGGTTTCAGCCCTGAAATCATGTTCATCCCTCCTAGCCCTTTCCCAAGGCCAGCAAATCCATTCTCTGGTCTTCAAATCCGGCCTTCTTTCcaacatttttgtcaaaaatagtTTGATTAGTTTTTACGTGAAATGTAGGCTTATTTCCAATGCTCGATCGCTGTTTGACACTTGCTCGGTGTTGGATCCGGTGTCTTGCAACATTATGCTTGCTGGGTATGTGAAATCTGGGTCGTTGGACAATGCTCGCCACCTGTTCGAGAAAATGCCCATTAAAGGTTGTGTCTCGTACACTACTATGGTAATGGGTTTGGCCCAAAATAATTGTTGGCTTGAAGCAATTGGGGTTTTTAAGGACATGAGATTCGCAGGTGTCATCCCAAATGAGGTGACATTGGCGAGCGTGATCTCAGCTTACTCGCATGTGGGTGGGATTTTGAATTGTCGAATGCTTCATGCATTGTCATTCAAACTGGGCCTTGAAGCCTTGAATATTGTTGCAACTAACTTGGTTCACATGTATTGTGTTTGTTCGAGTTTGGGGAATGCCAGGGTTCTATTTGATGAAATACCTGAACGGAATGTAGTTACCTGGAATGTGATGTTAAATGGGTATTCAAAATCAGGGCTTGTTGATTTGGCTAGGGATTTGTTTGAGAGGATCCCTGCAAAAGATGTGGTTTCGTGGGGTACGATAATTGACGGGTATGTGCAAATTGAAAGGTTGGGTGAAGCTTTGAGGATGTATCGATCAATGCTTCGAACTGGGGTGGGACCCAATGAGGTCATGATTGTGGATTTGATTTCAGCTTGTGGACGGACAATGGCAGTGAGTGAGGGTCAGCAATTTCATGGTATAATAGTAAGAACAGGCTTTGATTGTTATGATTTTATACAGGCAACAATCATTCATTTCTACGCTGCTTGTGGTgaaatcaaccttgcttttctGCAATTTGAATTGGGTAGTAAGGACCATGTCTCTTCATGGAATGCCCTCATTTCAGGATTTGTAAGAAATGGAATGATTGAGCAGGCAAGGCaattgtttgatgaaatgcctgAGAGAGATGTTTTTTCATGGAGTTCGATGATTTCTGGTTACTCACAGAATGAGCAGCCTGATTTGGCTTTACAACTCTTCCATGAAATGGTAGCTGGCGGGGTCCAACCGAATGAGATTACTATGGTAAGTGTCTTCTCAGCAATTGCCACTCTGGGCACTTTGATGGAAGGAAGGTGGGCTCATGAATATATTCTTAGCAACTCCATCCCTCTCAATGACAATTTGAATGCAGCACTTATCGACATGTATGCCAAGTGTGGAAGCATCACTATTGCCTTACAACTGTTCTATGAAATCCAGGACAGGGTCTCTTCTGTCTCACCATGGAATGCGATTATATGTGGGTtagccatgcatggccatgcaaatGTGTCTCTTAAACTGTTTTCCCAGCTGCAGAGGGTCAGAATTAAACCCAATTCGATCACATTCATTGGGGTATTGAGTGCATGCTGCCATGCCGGGTTGGTGGACACAGGGGAGAAGTATTTCAAGGGCATGAAGAATTTATACAACATAGAACCCAACATCAAGCATTATGGTTGTATGATTGATCTCTTGGGTAGAGCTGGACGGTTAAAAGAAGCTGCTGAAATGATAAGGAAGATGCCGATGAAGGCAGATGTGGTGATATGGGGTACACTGTTGGCAGCTTGTAGAACACATGGGAATGTAGAAATAGGAGAAAGGGCTGCCGAGAATTTGGCAAAGTTGGACATATCTCATGGGGCAGGTAGGGTTCTTCTATCCAACATATATGCAGATGCAGGGAGGTGGGACGATGCATTTTTGGTAAGGAGAGCAATGCAAAGTCAGAGAATGAAGAAGTCACCCGGGTGCAGTGGTGTTGTATGA